A window of the Eulemur rufifrons isolate Redbay chromosome 6, OSU_ERuf_1, whole genome shotgun sequence genome harbors these coding sequences:
- the DENND2B gene encoding DENN domain-containing protein 2B isoform X4 translates to MSRTFSECSYPETEEEGEALPVRDSLYRLEKRPGRSEPSAFLRGHGSRKESSAVLSRIQKIEQALKEQPGRGLPQLPSSCYSVDRGKRKTGTLGTLEEPTGSAGLSAGSRAVGVAGVGGEAGPPLEREGSGSTKPGTPGNSSSSQPLPSKSSPDPAVNPVPKPKRTFEYEADRNPKSKPSNGLPPSPTPAAPPPLPSTPAPPVTRRPKKDMRGHHKSQSRKSFEFEDASSLQSLYPSSPTENGTESQPKFGSKSTLEENAYEDIVGDLPKENPYEDVDLKSRRAGRKSQQLSENSLDSLHRMWSPQDRKYNNPPTQLSLKPSTQSLRSGNWSERKSHRLPRLPKRHSHDDMLLLAQLSLPSSPSSLNEDSLSTTSELLSSRRARRIPKLVQRINSIYNAKRGKKRLKKLSMSSIETASLRDENSESESDSDDRFKAHTQRLVHIQSMLKRAPSYRTLELELLEWQERELFEYFVVVSLKKKPSRNTYLPEVSYQFPKLDRPTKQMREAEERLKAIPQFCFPDAKDWLPVSEYSSETFSFMLTGEDGSRRFGYCRRLLPSGKGPRLPEVYCVISRLGCFGLFSKVLDEVERRRGISAALVYPFMRSLMESPFPAPGKTIKVKTFLPGAGNEVLELRRPMDSRLEHVDFECLFTCLSVRQLIRIFASLLLERRVIFVADKLSTLSSCSHAVVALLYPFSWQHTFIPVLPASMIDIVCCPTPFLVGLLSSSLPKLKELPVEEALMVNLGSDRFIRQMDDEDTLLPRKLQAALEQALERKNELISQDSDSDSDDECNTLNGLVSEVFIRFFVETVGHYSLFLTQSEKGERAFQREAFRKSVASKSIRRFLEVFMESQMFAGFIQDRELRKCRAKGLFEQRVEQYLEELPDTEQSGMNKFLRGLGNKMKFLHKKN, encoded by the exons ATGAGCAGGACCTTCTCTGAGTGTTCCTACCCTGAGAccgaggaggagggagaggcactCCCTGTCCGGGACTCTCTCTACCGGCTGGAGAAGCGGCCAGGCCGGAGTGAGCCCAGTGCCTTCCTCAGGGGGCATGGCAGCAGGAAAGAAAGCTCAGCAGTGCTGAGCCGGATCCAGAAAATTGAACAAGCCCTGAAGGAGCAGCCAGGCCGGGGACTCCCCCAGCTCCCAAGCAGCTGCTACAGTGTAGACCGAGGGAAAAGAAAGACTGGGACCTTGGGTACCTTGGAGGAGCCAACAGGCAGTGCTGGTCTGAGTGCTGGCAGCCGGGCAGTAGGAGTGGCTGGAGTTGGCGGGGAGGCGGGCCCACCCCTGGAGAGGGAAGGCAGTGGTTCCACTAAGCCAGGGACCCCTGGAAATAGCTCTAGCTCCCAACCACTGCCATCGAAGAGCTCCCCTGATCCCGCTGTGAACCCTGTTCCCAAACCCAAGCGCACCTTTGAATATGAGGCTGACAGGAACCCCAAGAGTAAGCCAAGCAATGGTCTACCTCCTTCGCCCACACCTGCTGCTCCACCCCCCTtgccctccaccccagccccaccagtTACCCGGAGACCCAAGAAGGACATGCGTGGTCACCACAAGTCCCAGAGCAG AAAATCCTTTGAGTTTGAGGATGCATCTAGTCTCCAGTCCCTGTACCCCTCTTCTCCCACTGAGAATGGTACTGAGAGCCAACCCAAGTTTGGATCCAAAAGCACTTTAGAAGAGAATGCCTATGAAGATATTGTGG GAGATCTGCCTAAGGAGAATCCATATGAGGATGTGGACTTAAAGAGCCGACGAGCAGGACGAAAATCCCAGCAACTGTCTGAGAACTCCCTGGACTCTTTGCACAGGATGTGGAGTCCTCAGGACAGGAAGTACAACAACCCACCCACGCAG CTCTCCCTGAAACCCAGCACCCAGTCCCTGCGCAGTGGGAACTGGTCAGAAAGGAAGAGCCACCGGCTGCCACGATTACCCAAGAGGCACAGCCATGACGACATGCTGCTGCTGGCTCAGTTGAGCCTGCCGTCTTCACCCTCCAGCCTCAACGAAGACAGCCTCAGCACCACGAGTGAGCTGCTGTCCAGCCGCCGGGCCCGCCGCATTCCCAAG CTTGTCCAAAGAATTAACTCCATCTACAATGCCaagaggggaaagaagaggttAAAAAAGCTGTCTATGTCCAGCATTGAGACAGCGTCACTGAGAG ATGAGAATAGTGAGAGCGAGAGCGACTCTGACGACAGGTTCAAAG cccacacGCAGCGCCTAGTCCATATCCAGTCGATGCTGAAGCGTGCACCGAGCTATCGGACCCTGGAGCTGGAGCTGCTTGAGTGGCAGGAGCGGGAGCTTTTTGAGTACTTTGTGGTGGTGTCCCTCAAGAAGAAGCCATCCCGAAACACCTACCTCCCTGAAGTCTCCTACCAGTTTCCTAAG CTGGACCGACCCACCAAGCAAATGcgggaggcagaggaaaggctCAAGGCTATCCCCCAGTTTTGCTTCCCTGATGCCAAGGACTGGCTCCCTGTGTCAGAATACAGCAG TGAGACCTTTTCTTTCATGCTGACTGGGGAAGATGGCAGCAGACGCTTTGGCTATTGCAGGCGCTTATTG CCAAGTGGGAAGGGGCCCCGGTTGCCAGAGGTGTACTGTGTCATCAGCCGCCTTGGCTGCTTCGGCTTGTTTTCCAAG GTCCTAGATGAGGTGGAGCGCCGGCGTGGGATCTCTGCCGCATTGGTCTATCCCTTCATGAGAAGTCTCATGGAGTCAcccttcccagccccagggaAGACCATCAAGGTGAAGACATTCCTGCCAGGTGCTGGCAATGAG GTGTTAGAGCTGCGGCGGCCCATGGACTCGCGGCTGGAGCATGTGGACTTTGAGTGCCTTTTTACCTGCCTCAGCGTGCGCCAGCTCATCCGCATCTTTGCCTCGCTGCTGCTGGAGCGCCGGGTCATTTTTGTGGCAGATAAGCTCAG TACCCTCTCCAGCTGTTCCCATGCAGTGGTGGCCTTGCTCTACCCCTTCTCCTGGCAGCACACCTTCATTCCTGTCCTCCCGGCCTCCATGATTGACATCGTCTGCTGTCCTACACCCTTCCTGGTTGGCCTGCTCTCCAGCTCCCTCCCCAAACTGAAGGAGCTGCCTGTGGAGGAG GCGCTGATGGTGAATCTGGGATCTGACCGATTCATCCGACAG ATGGATGATGAGGACACATTGTTACCTAGGAAGTTACAGGCAGCTCTGGAGCAGGCTCTAGAGAGGAAGAATGAACTGATCTCCCAGGACTCTGACAGTGACTCCGATGATG AATGTAATACCCTCAATGGGCTGGTGTCAGAGGTGTTTATCCGGTTCTTTGTGGAGACTGTTGGGCACTACTCCCTCTTCCTGACACAGAGTGAGAAGGGGGAGAGGGCCTTTCAGCGAGAGGCCTTCCGCAAGTCTGTGGCTTCCAAAAGCATCCGCCGTTTTCTGGAGGTTTTTATGGAATCTCAGATGTTTGCTGGCTTCATCCAAGACAGAGAGCTAAGAAAGTGTCGGGCAAAGG GCCTGTTTGAGCAGCGAGTAGAGCAGTATTTAGAGGAACTCCCGGACACTGAACAGAGTGGCATGAATAAGTTTCTCCGAGGTTTGG GCAACAAAATGAAGTTCCTCCACAAGAAGAATTAA
- the DENND2B gene encoding DENN domain-containing protein 2B isoform X2: protein MTMTANKNSSITHGAGGTKAPRGTLSRSQSVSPPPVLSPPRSPIYPLSDSETSACRYTSHSSSRVLLKDWHPRDPSPQNPQDPSPDTSPPICSLKATSFAYLDKSPSVCKREDQKENVQGAARDVEGVAACLPLAQSTPLLGPAAGPRSVLLTRTGTRAHSLGIREKISAWEGRREALPRMSMCGEKREGSGGEWAASEGCPSVGCPSVVPSPCSSEKTFDFKGLRRMSRTFSECSYPETEEEGEALPVRDSLYRLEKRPGRSEPSAFLRGHGSRKESSAVLSRIQKIEQALKEQPGRGLPQLPSSCYSVDRGKRKTGTLGTLEEPTGSAGLSAGSRAVGVAGVGGEAGPPLEREGSGSTKPGTPGNSSSSQPLPSKSSPDPAVNPVPKPKRTFEYEADRNPKSKPSNGLPPSPTPAAPPPLPSTPAPPVTRRPKKDMRGHHKSQSRKSFEFEDASSLQSLYPSSPTENGTESQPKFGSKSTLEENAYEDIVGDLPKENPYEDVDLKSRRAGRKSQQLSENSLDSLHRMWSPQDRKYNNPPTQLSLKPSTQSLRSGNWSERKSHRLPRLPKRHSHDDMLLLAQLSLPSSPSSLNEDSLSTTSELLSSRRARRIPKPSGKGPRLPEVYCVISRLGCFGLFSKVLDEVERRRGISAALVYPFMRSLMESPFPAPGKTIKVKTFLPGAGNEVLELRRPMDSRLEHVDFECLFTCLSVRQLIRIFASLLLERRVIFVADKLSTLSSCSHAVVALLYPFSWQHTFIPVLPASMIDIVCCPTPFLVGLLSSSLPKLKELPVEEALMVNLGSDRFIRQMDDEDTLLPRKLQAALEQALERKNELISQDSDSDSDDECNTLNGLVSEVFIRFFVETVGHYSLFLTQSEKGERAFQREAFRKSVASKSIRRFLEVFMESQMFAGFIQDRELRKCRAKGLFEQRVEQYLEELPDTEQSGMNKFLRGLGNKMKFLHKKN, encoded by the exons GTCTCAGTCAGTCTCTCCACCTCCAGTTCTCTCCCCGCCGAGGAGTCCCATCTACCCCCTCAGTGATAGTGAAACCTCAGCCTGCAGGTACACCAGCCACTCCAGCTCCCGGGTGCTCCTCAAGGACTGGCACCCCCGTGATCCTTCACCCCAGAATCCTCAAGACCCCTCCCCAGATACTTCACCACCCATCTGTTCCCTCAAGGCTACCAGCTTTGCTTATTTGGACAAAAGCCCTTCAGTGTGCAAGAGAGAGGACCAGAAGGAGAATGTCCAAGGCGCAGCCCGGGATGTAGAGGGTGTGGCTGCTTGCCTCCCCCTTGCCCAGAGCACACCATTACTGGGGCCAGCGGCTGGCCCACGGAGCGTCTTGCTGACCCGCACTGGCACCCGTGCCCACAGCCTGGGCATCCGGGAGAAGATTTCAGCATGGGAAGGTCGCCGAGAGGCCTTGCCCAGGATGAGCATGTGTGGAGAGAAGCGGGAGGGCTCTGGGGGTGAGTGGGCAGCCAGTGAGGGCTGCCCCAGTGTGGGCTGTCCCAGTGTGGTCCCGTCCCCCTGCAGCTCAGAAAAGACCTTTGATTTCAAGGGCCTCCGGAGGATGAGCAGGACCTTCTCTGAGTGTTCCTACCCTGAGAccgaggaggagggagaggcactCCCTGTCCGGGACTCTCTCTACCGGCTGGAGAAGCGGCCAGGCCGGAGTGAGCCCAGTGCCTTCCTCAGGGGGCATGGCAGCAGGAAAGAAAGCTCAGCAGTGCTGAGCCGGATCCAGAAAATTGAACAAGCCCTGAAGGAGCAGCCAGGCCGGGGACTCCCCCAGCTCCCAAGCAGCTGCTACAGTGTAGACCGAGGGAAAAGAAAGACTGGGACCTTGGGTACCTTGGAGGAGCCAACAGGCAGTGCTGGTCTGAGTGCTGGCAGCCGGGCAGTAGGAGTGGCTGGAGTTGGCGGGGAGGCGGGCCCACCCCTGGAGAGGGAAGGCAGTGGTTCCACTAAGCCAGGGACCCCTGGAAATAGCTCTAGCTCCCAACCACTGCCATCGAAGAGCTCCCCTGATCCCGCTGTGAACCCTGTTCCCAAACCCAAGCGCACCTTTGAATATGAGGCTGACAGGAACCCCAAGAGTAAGCCAAGCAATGGTCTACCTCCTTCGCCCACACCTGCTGCTCCACCCCCCTtgccctccaccccagccccaccagtTACCCGGAGACCCAAGAAGGACATGCGTGGTCACCACAAGTCCCAGAGCAG AAAATCCTTTGAGTTTGAGGATGCATCTAGTCTCCAGTCCCTGTACCCCTCTTCTCCCACTGAGAATGGTACTGAGAGCCAACCCAAGTTTGGATCCAAAAGCACTTTAGAAGAGAATGCCTATGAAGATATTGTGG GAGATCTGCCTAAGGAGAATCCATATGAGGATGTGGACTTAAAGAGCCGACGAGCAGGACGAAAATCCCAGCAACTGTCTGAGAACTCCCTGGACTCTTTGCACAGGATGTGGAGTCCTCAGGACAGGAAGTACAACAACCCACCCACGCAG CTCTCCCTGAAACCCAGCACCCAGTCCCTGCGCAGTGGGAACTGGTCAGAAAGGAAGAGCCACCGGCTGCCACGATTACCCAAGAGGCACAGCCATGACGACATGCTGCTGCTGGCTCAGTTGAGCCTGCCGTCTTCACCCTCCAGCCTCAACGAAGACAGCCTCAGCACCACGAGTGAGCTGCTGTCCAGCCGCCGGGCCCGCCGCATTCCCAAG CCAAGTGGGAAGGGGCCCCGGTTGCCAGAGGTGTACTGTGTCATCAGCCGCCTTGGCTGCTTCGGCTTGTTTTCCAAG GTCCTAGATGAGGTGGAGCGCCGGCGTGGGATCTCTGCCGCATTGGTCTATCCCTTCATGAGAAGTCTCATGGAGTCAcccttcccagccccagggaAGACCATCAAGGTGAAGACATTCCTGCCAGGTGCTGGCAATGAG GTGTTAGAGCTGCGGCGGCCCATGGACTCGCGGCTGGAGCATGTGGACTTTGAGTGCCTTTTTACCTGCCTCAGCGTGCGCCAGCTCATCCGCATCTTTGCCTCGCTGCTGCTGGAGCGCCGGGTCATTTTTGTGGCAGATAAGCTCAG TACCCTCTCCAGCTGTTCCCATGCAGTGGTGGCCTTGCTCTACCCCTTCTCCTGGCAGCACACCTTCATTCCTGTCCTCCCGGCCTCCATGATTGACATCGTCTGCTGTCCTACACCCTTCCTGGTTGGCCTGCTCTCCAGCTCCCTCCCCAAACTGAAGGAGCTGCCTGTGGAGGAG GCGCTGATGGTGAATCTGGGATCTGACCGATTCATCCGACAG ATGGATGATGAGGACACATTGTTACCTAGGAAGTTACAGGCAGCTCTGGAGCAGGCTCTAGAGAGGAAGAATGAACTGATCTCCCAGGACTCTGACAGTGACTCCGATGATG AATGTAATACCCTCAATGGGCTGGTGTCAGAGGTGTTTATCCGGTTCTTTGTGGAGACTGTTGGGCACTACTCCCTCTTCCTGACACAGAGTGAGAAGGGGGAGAGGGCCTTTCAGCGAGAGGCCTTCCGCAAGTCTGTGGCTTCCAAAAGCATCCGCCGTTTTCTGGAGGTTTTTATGGAATCTCAGATGTTTGCTGGCTTCATCCAAGACAGAGAGCTAAGAAAGTGTCGGGCAAAGG GCCTGTTTGAGCAGCGAGTAGAGCAGTATTTAGAGGAACTCCCGGACACTGAACAGAGTGGCATGAATAAGTTTCTCCGAGGTTTGG GCAACAAAATGAAGTTCCTCCACAAGAAGAATTAA
- the DENND2B gene encoding DENN domain-containing protein 2B isoform X3, whose product MSMCGEKREGSGGEWAASEGCPSVGCPSVVPSPCSSEKTFDFKGLRRMSRTFSECSYPETEEEGEALPVRDSLYRLEKRPGRSEPSAFLRGHGSRKESSAVLSRIQKIEQALKEQPGRGLPQLPSSCYSVDRGKRKTGTLGTLEEPTGSAGLSAGSRAVGVAGVGGEAGPPLEREGSGSTKPGTPGNSSSSQPLPSKSSPDPAVNPVPKPKRTFEYEADRNPKSKPSNGLPPSPTPAAPPPLPSTPAPPVTRRPKKDMRGHHKSQSRKSFEFEDASSLQSLYPSSPTENGTESQPKFGSKSTLEENAYEDIVGDLPKENPYEDVDLKSRRAGRKSQQLSENSLDSLHRMWSPQDRKYNNPPTQLSLKPSTQSLRSGNWSERKSHRLPRLPKRHSHDDMLLLAQLSLPSSPSSLNEDSLSTTSELLSSRRARRIPKLVQRINSIYNAKRGKKRLKKLSMSSIETASLRDENSESESDSDDRFKAHTQRLVHIQSMLKRAPSYRTLELELLEWQERELFEYFVVVSLKKKPSRNTYLPEVSYQFPKLDRPTKQMREAEERLKAIPQFCFPDAKDWLPVSEYSSETFSFMLTGEDGSRRFGYCRRLLPSGKGPRLPEVYCVISRLGCFGLFSKVLDEVERRRGISAALVYPFMRSLMESPFPAPGKTIKVKTFLPGAGNEVLELRRPMDSRLEHVDFECLFTCLSVRQLIRIFASLLLERRVIFVADKLSTLSSCSHAVVALLYPFSWQHTFIPVLPASMIDIVCCPTPFLVGLLSSSLPKLKELPVEEALMVNLGSDRFIRQMDDEDTLLPRKLQAALEQALERKNELISQDSDSDSDDECNTLNGLVSEVFIRFFVETVGHYSLFLTQSEKGERAFQREAFRKSVASKSIRRFLEVFMESQMFAGFIQDRELRKCRAKGLFEQRVEQYLEELPDTEQSGMNKFLRGLGNKMKFLHKKN is encoded by the exons ATGAGCATGTGTGGAGAGAAGCGGGAGGGCTCTGGGGGTGAGTGGGCAGCCAGTGAGGGCTGCCCCAGTGTGGGCTGTCCCAGTGTGGTCCCGTCCCCCTGCAGCTCAGAAAAGACCTTTGATTTCAAGGGCCTCCGGAGGATGAGCAGGACCTTCTCTGAGTGTTCCTACCCTGAGAccgaggaggagggagaggcactCCCTGTCCGGGACTCTCTCTACCGGCTGGAGAAGCGGCCAGGCCGGAGTGAGCCCAGTGCCTTCCTCAGGGGGCATGGCAGCAGGAAAGAAAGCTCAGCAGTGCTGAGCCGGATCCAGAAAATTGAACAAGCCCTGAAGGAGCAGCCAGGCCGGGGACTCCCCCAGCTCCCAAGCAGCTGCTACAGTGTAGACCGAGGGAAAAGAAAGACTGGGACCTTGGGTACCTTGGAGGAGCCAACAGGCAGTGCTGGTCTGAGTGCTGGCAGCCGGGCAGTAGGAGTGGCTGGAGTTGGCGGGGAGGCGGGCCCACCCCTGGAGAGGGAAGGCAGTGGTTCCACTAAGCCAGGGACCCCTGGAAATAGCTCTAGCTCCCAACCACTGCCATCGAAGAGCTCCCCTGATCCCGCTGTGAACCCTGTTCCCAAACCCAAGCGCACCTTTGAATATGAGGCTGACAGGAACCCCAAGAGTAAGCCAAGCAATGGTCTACCTCCTTCGCCCACACCTGCTGCTCCACCCCCCTtgccctccaccccagccccaccagtTACCCGGAGACCCAAGAAGGACATGCGTGGTCACCACAAGTCCCAGAGCAG AAAATCCTTTGAGTTTGAGGATGCATCTAGTCTCCAGTCCCTGTACCCCTCTTCTCCCACTGAGAATGGTACTGAGAGCCAACCCAAGTTTGGATCCAAAAGCACTTTAGAAGAGAATGCCTATGAAGATATTGTGG GAGATCTGCCTAAGGAGAATCCATATGAGGATGTGGACTTAAAGAGCCGACGAGCAGGACGAAAATCCCAGCAACTGTCTGAGAACTCCCTGGACTCTTTGCACAGGATGTGGAGTCCTCAGGACAGGAAGTACAACAACCCACCCACGCAG CTCTCCCTGAAACCCAGCACCCAGTCCCTGCGCAGTGGGAACTGGTCAGAAAGGAAGAGCCACCGGCTGCCACGATTACCCAAGAGGCACAGCCATGACGACATGCTGCTGCTGGCTCAGTTGAGCCTGCCGTCTTCACCCTCCAGCCTCAACGAAGACAGCCTCAGCACCACGAGTGAGCTGCTGTCCAGCCGCCGGGCCCGCCGCATTCCCAAG CTTGTCCAAAGAATTAACTCCATCTACAATGCCaagaggggaaagaagaggttAAAAAAGCTGTCTATGTCCAGCATTGAGACAGCGTCACTGAGAG ATGAGAATAGTGAGAGCGAGAGCGACTCTGACGACAGGTTCAAAG cccacacGCAGCGCCTAGTCCATATCCAGTCGATGCTGAAGCGTGCACCGAGCTATCGGACCCTGGAGCTGGAGCTGCTTGAGTGGCAGGAGCGGGAGCTTTTTGAGTACTTTGTGGTGGTGTCCCTCAAGAAGAAGCCATCCCGAAACACCTACCTCCCTGAAGTCTCCTACCAGTTTCCTAAG CTGGACCGACCCACCAAGCAAATGcgggaggcagaggaaaggctCAAGGCTATCCCCCAGTTTTGCTTCCCTGATGCCAAGGACTGGCTCCCTGTGTCAGAATACAGCAG TGAGACCTTTTCTTTCATGCTGACTGGGGAAGATGGCAGCAGACGCTTTGGCTATTGCAGGCGCTTATTG CCAAGTGGGAAGGGGCCCCGGTTGCCAGAGGTGTACTGTGTCATCAGCCGCCTTGGCTGCTTCGGCTTGTTTTCCAAG GTCCTAGATGAGGTGGAGCGCCGGCGTGGGATCTCTGCCGCATTGGTCTATCCCTTCATGAGAAGTCTCATGGAGTCAcccttcccagccccagggaAGACCATCAAGGTGAAGACATTCCTGCCAGGTGCTGGCAATGAG GTGTTAGAGCTGCGGCGGCCCATGGACTCGCGGCTGGAGCATGTGGACTTTGAGTGCCTTTTTACCTGCCTCAGCGTGCGCCAGCTCATCCGCATCTTTGCCTCGCTGCTGCTGGAGCGCCGGGTCATTTTTGTGGCAGATAAGCTCAG TACCCTCTCCAGCTGTTCCCATGCAGTGGTGGCCTTGCTCTACCCCTTCTCCTGGCAGCACACCTTCATTCCTGTCCTCCCGGCCTCCATGATTGACATCGTCTGCTGTCCTACACCCTTCCTGGTTGGCCTGCTCTCCAGCTCCCTCCCCAAACTGAAGGAGCTGCCTGTGGAGGAG GCGCTGATGGTGAATCTGGGATCTGACCGATTCATCCGACAG ATGGATGATGAGGACACATTGTTACCTAGGAAGTTACAGGCAGCTCTGGAGCAGGCTCTAGAGAGGAAGAATGAACTGATCTCCCAGGACTCTGACAGTGACTCCGATGATG AATGTAATACCCTCAATGGGCTGGTGTCAGAGGTGTTTATCCGGTTCTTTGTGGAGACTGTTGGGCACTACTCCCTCTTCCTGACACAGAGTGAGAAGGGGGAGAGGGCCTTTCAGCGAGAGGCCTTCCGCAAGTCTGTGGCTTCCAAAAGCATCCGCCGTTTTCTGGAGGTTTTTATGGAATCTCAGATGTTTGCTGGCTTCATCCAAGACAGAGAGCTAAGAAAGTGTCGGGCAAAGG GCCTGTTTGAGCAGCGAGTAGAGCAGTATTTAGAGGAACTCCCGGACACTGAACAGAGTGGCATGAATAAGTTTCTCCGAGGTTTGG GCAACAAAATGAAGTTCCTCCACAAGAAGAATTAA
- the DENND2B gene encoding DENN domain-containing protein 2B isoform X8 codes for MTMTANKNSSITHGAGGTKAPRGTLSRKSFEFEDASSLQSLYPSSPTENGTESQPKFGSKSTLEENAYEDIVGDLPKENPYEDVDLKSRRAGRKSQQLSENSLDSLHRMWSPQDRKYNNPPTQLVQRINSIYNAKRGKKRLKKLSMSSIETASLRDENSESESDSDDRFKAHTQRLVHIQSMLKRAPSYRTLELELLEWQERELFEYFVVVSLKKKPSRNTYLPEVSYQFPKLDRPTKQMREAEERLKAIPQFCFPDAKDWLPVSEYSSETFSFMLTGEDGSRRFGYCRRLLPSGKGPRLPEVYCVISRLGCFGLFSKVLDEVERRRGISAALVYPFMRSLMESPFPAPGKTIKVKTFLPGAGNEVLELRRPMDSRLEHVDFECLFTCLSVRQLIRIFASLLLERRVIFVADKLSTLSSCSHAVVALLYPFSWQHTFIPVLPASMIDIVCCPTPFLVGLLSSSLPKLKELPVEEALMVNLGSDRFIRQMDDEDTLLPRKLQAALEQALERKNELISQDSDSDSDDECNTLNGLVSEVFIRFFVETVGHYSLFLTQSEKGERAFQREAFRKSVASKSIRRFLEVFMESQMFAGFIQDRELRKCRAKGLFEQRVEQYLEELPDTEQSGMNKFLRGLGNKMKFLHKKN; via the exons AAAATCCTTTGAGTTTGAGGATGCATCTAGTCTCCAGTCCCTGTACCCCTCTTCTCCCACTGAGAATGGTACTGAGAGCCAACCCAAGTTTGGATCCAAAAGCACTTTAGAAGAGAATGCCTATGAAGATATTGTGG GAGATCTGCCTAAGGAGAATCCATATGAGGATGTGGACTTAAAGAGCCGACGAGCAGGACGAAAATCCCAGCAACTGTCTGAGAACTCCCTGGACTCTTTGCACAGGATGTGGAGTCCTCAGGACAGGAAGTACAACAACCCACCCACGCAG CTTGTCCAAAGAATTAACTCCATCTACAATGCCaagaggggaaagaagaggttAAAAAAGCTGTCTATGTCCAGCATTGAGACAGCGTCACTGAGAG ATGAGAATAGTGAGAGCGAGAGCGACTCTGACGACAGGTTCAAAG cccacacGCAGCGCCTAGTCCATATCCAGTCGATGCTGAAGCGTGCACCGAGCTATCGGACCCTGGAGCTGGAGCTGCTTGAGTGGCAGGAGCGGGAGCTTTTTGAGTACTTTGTGGTGGTGTCCCTCAAGAAGAAGCCATCCCGAAACACCTACCTCCCTGAAGTCTCCTACCAGTTTCCTAAG CTGGACCGACCCACCAAGCAAATGcgggaggcagaggaaaggctCAAGGCTATCCCCCAGTTTTGCTTCCCTGATGCCAAGGACTGGCTCCCTGTGTCAGAATACAGCAG TGAGACCTTTTCTTTCATGCTGACTGGGGAAGATGGCAGCAGACGCTTTGGCTATTGCAGGCGCTTATTG CCAAGTGGGAAGGGGCCCCGGTTGCCAGAGGTGTACTGTGTCATCAGCCGCCTTGGCTGCTTCGGCTTGTTTTCCAAG GTCCTAGATGAGGTGGAGCGCCGGCGTGGGATCTCTGCCGCATTGGTCTATCCCTTCATGAGAAGTCTCATGGAGTCAcccttcccagccccagggaAGACCATCAAGGTGAAGACATTCCTGCCAGGTGCTGGCAATGAG GTGTTAGAGCTGCGGCGGCCCATGGACTCGCGGCTGGAGCATGTGGACTTTGAGTGCCTTTTTACCTGCCTCAGCGTGCGCCAGCTCATCCGCATCTTTGCCTCGCTGCTGCTGGAGCGCCGGGTCATTTTTGTGGCAGATAAGCTCAG TACCCTCTCCAGCTGTTCCCATGCAGTGGTGGCCTTGCTCTACCCCTTCTCCTGGCAGCACACCTTCATTCCTGTCCTCCCGGCCTCCATGATTGACATCGTCTGCTGTCCTACACCCTTCCTGGTTGGCCTGCTCTCCAGCTCCCTCCCCAAACTGAAGGAGCTGCCTGTGGAGGAG GCGCTGATGGTGAATCTGGGATCTGACCGATTCATCCGACAG ATGGATGATGAGGACACATTGTTACCTAGGAAGTTACAGGCAGCTCTGGAGCAGGCTCTAGAGAGGAAGAATGAACTGATCTCCCAGGACTCTGACAGTGACTCCGATGATG AATGTAATACCCTCAATGGGCTGGTGTCAGAGGTGTTTATCCGGTTCTTTGTGGAGACTGTTGGGCACTACTCCCTCTTCCTGACACAGAGTGAGAAGGGGGAGAGGGCCTTTCAGCGAGAGGCCTTCCGCAAGTCTGTGGCTTCCAAAAGCATCCGCCGTTTTCTGGAGGTTTTTATGGAATCTCAGATGTTTGCTGGCTTCATCCAAGACAGAGAGCTAAGAAAGTGTCGGGCAAAGG GCCTGTTTGAGCAGCGAGTAGAGCAGTATTTAGAGGAACTCCCGGACACTGAACAGAGTGGCATGAATAAGTTTCTCCGAGGTTTGG GCAACAAAATGAAGTTCCTCCACAAGAAGAATTAA